ttttctagacgaaaaacatacacacgattgtttttctctgcaaaaatgctctgccaacatttttcttgatggattttgccgtggaaaacgtttttttttttcttgtctggagtctcaatttcctcctcGCATTttttgtcgggctggtttacaacgagaaacacgttcgtgtgtatgcttaaaaacccacgcatgctcagaataaagtatgagacgggagcgcaccttcggtaaaagtagcgtttgtaatggagatagcacattcgtcacgctgtaacagactgaaaagtgcaaatcgtctctcaccaaactactaactttactaacacgcagtaacatgagattagcaaaagcagccccaagggtgtcgccagtggaatcgaacttcccctttagagtgctgtcgtatgtgttgtacatccccgcatttgagaacgatgagattttgtcttgacagtgtgtacgcaaagaaagcttgacaagattctggacaagcctgacaagaaactcgtcaaagaaaacgatgtttcttttacgacgagattctcggtcgtgtgtacgaagcctaagACTGTGGTCTAAAGATCTGACTGCTGCAATATCATTCAGAAAATTAACCTGCCACACCAGCTTCCCAGTCTGAAAAATAGTGACCATTACTATAAAAATATCATCAACAGTGCTGTGTATTAAAATAGATTTATAAAAACTGGAGAAAGGTGGAGTTGCTGTCATGACCAATCAATCAGATCTGCATTTTATCATCTGGAATTTGGTTGCTTTGGGTAGTCATTCTATTTCTATAGTTTTTATCAATCAattaaaaaacataaatgcattgAAAACCTCACTTAAGTAATACTGTGTGATTGTAGACCAACATTATTTTTGCTAATTTCAGAATTATTTTCCAATGTATGAGGTAAAGCTCCTTTGTTTCAGAGAGTATTAATAGCATCATTAATCATGACAAAGGGGTTTATTTGAGTTTAATggaatgtttatgttttttttttgtctcttaaCAGAAACGACTTTTCCTATGAGTCAAAGAAGTTTTCCTCCATCCTTTTGGAACAGCAGTTACCATCCAAATGCAGTTGCTGCACCTTCATCGTTGGGAAGCAGCTTAGGCAGTCCTCTTACTGGTCCTCACAGTGAAATTCCTTTTGGAGCAGATCCTTATTCCCCTGCTTCTCTTCATAGTCACCTACACCAGGGTCCACCTGAGCCCTGGCACCAtgcccaccaccatcaccaccatcatcacccaTACTCAATCGGGGGAGCAATAAACAGTCAGGGTTCAAGTTATCCCCGGCCTGGCATGCATGAAGTTTATAGTACGCACTTCGATCCCCGGTACAGCTCTTTACTTGTTCCTACATCAGTCCGACCCCACAGGATCACTCCTGCAGGTTCAGCAACTCCTGCAACACAGTGTGATTTAGGCAAGGGAGAAGCAGCAACCTCTGCATGGACAACTCCTGGACCTTATCCAGGACCAGCAGGAGACATGGGACAAAGCCTTAGCCTAAATGTCGATGCAGGTAAGCAGTGTCTTAAAGTTAAAACTGACCTACAACACTGGTGAGATTTTACATgtaattattattagtatttctTGCAGGACATTTTAGACACTAAAAACACCCAAATTCACAATTTTTCAAGTCCTTTTgttaggaaaaatatatattgaatatAGCTCACTTTTTGTCAACAAATATCCTTCACTGTGCCATCCTTGTCTGccatacattgtatatgtaatttTAAGTTTTTACATACATATGCTTGAAGGTGCATATGTGGTCATGATATTTTAGGGCAGTAAGAGTTTATACCCTTTTTGAATTTTTCACTGTCTCTTTTCTATGGTCAGTTTGACAGTAGACAGCTATAATTTAAACACTTGAACAGAACAACCACCACTTTAGTAGTGATAAGATGTTACAAAAGGTAATAAGTTTCATAAAGGAAGGGGATATTAATAATTACTCATACACAGTTACCCCCGTTACCCCGTTTTTCAGATGGAGTAAAATTGCTTTCACACCATTGGGTTTAGAaaggtttttaattattttacacaAGATGATAATCCTTCAAAACCAGTAACCCATGTGTTAACCTTCCTCTGTATTCATACTGTACTTGGTAGTTCTGCAACAGATTATAGAACTGTTGTTTCTGCTACATACTAGCCACACATATGGAACTTTACCTACATACCAATCATGACTTCAGTGGCCCTGAGGGTCAACATTCCTTAGGCatattttacatatactgtatacttttGCTTTATGAAATGCTACACAGGCCACCAGTTTCATAGGCTAGTTATCCACTAAATAACAATTATAAAAAGCACACTATCCATCCATTTGTGGTCTTGTTATGCACTGCTATCTGTTAAGAGTCCTTGCTAAACATCAGACCCAAATATTATGATTCTTTTAAATACTCTGTACTATTTACGTAATAGTGTTACCTAGGCAAAGTGATTTACTCAAGGCAAACATGTTTACCACTTTGGAAGGGAAGTTGCATTTTGCAAATTAGTTTGCCCCAAAGACTAATGAGCAGGGTGTTTCATTTGCAAGCATTTttacttgcatatgattggatgatggaggtcAGCAAAGCTTCTCCTTGTTCACTGAGCTCTGGGGCAGATTTCCTTGCAAAGCGCAATTCCCTTACAAAGTGAGCAGCTTATActtttagtatatcaaccctGTGTCCATGACCCACTAATACACTAAATACTATCCATAAAGTCTTTCTGTAGGTTAGTGGACCAGAAAGCTTAGCAATATGCTAATCAACAGTTATCAAGTCCTGTTACACTAAGGCTTCATGCATTCTGGACGTTTTGCCAACTCTCCTAGTCTCCTTTTCCTTTTCTCTTGGCAcagagttttggcagaaaaaaatgcttgatgcTTGTAAACTCTTGTAACGCATTTAAGAGCATGTAGGCGTGTCAAGCCCTTGAGCATCAATTCTtttaattggccagaataataTTATATTCTGgtcattgaaattaattaataatCAGGCACTAAACAAtctggctgtgtttttttttttcttaatgcccCTACCTCTAAACTCCTCTGAACACCTATGTGTGCATtgtcacataggctaacatgcaggagtgtttagaggcagggaaaaaaCATACCCCTAGGAGCAGCAGAAAAATAatccagtgtgcataaggcctaagCAGTCAAACTAAAGGTTTGTAAGGATCCCCttatataattttaaatatattcAGTAGGCTGGAATTCTGGCTATTGACTATCCCCTGAATGGAGTTCAGCTAAAATGAGCAAAAATAAGCTCCATTCTGTCTGCTgtttaatgttttgttttgtttaattgtAATTAAAAGCAAGCATTCCAAACAATCAATGACACTAAAAGACTTACAAAAGGGATGACACTTAACTATAGTCAGTAGATGTATCTCTGAGTGCTAGCTGACTCTTTTCTTTCTACTGAATTGTTTTTAAGTGCTTGTGCTTCACCTTCATGTTGTTAATGCAGTGCATTCCTATCCTTCTCTCAAGTCTCTGTTGTGTATTTAAAGATATTGTCAATTGTTATGTGAGTTAGGATTTGATTCGTTGATCAGCTCAGACTGGGTATGGAGTGGTAAACTAAGTTCTTCTTTTTTAAATTACTACGATGTCTTGAGCACAAGATGACTGAATTATCCATTACTGATTTTAGAAATATTAATATTTATGACTAATAATTTATCTGGGAATAATTAGCAAAATGtctccaatactttttttttaatttctaaaaatTCCAATATTATAATTTAGAAGAGAATGggtaaataaagaaagaaagaaacagtaGAATGagaaaaaggttatttaaaaaaatgcaaataaaatttGAATAATGGTGGCCATACGCCACACGATTTGGCCCGGATAACGCAAACACTAAAAGCTCATTCAAGTGATCACCAACAATGTGCACTATTTTTTTCAGACCATGGAAACTGTACTTACAGAGAAATTATTTCCATAAGTTGCAGGGGAGAAATTGTGCATAGGACACCTATATCCAATGATGATATAATAGCAATTGTGAGCAACTAAAAATGTTTAACTCTGTTGACTCTCCATACTGTTTGCATCAGACATATCAATCTGATGAAGAAACAATAGGCAGGACATTTGATGCAAATTTGGACTTTCATGGTACGCTAAGTACTCACAAAAGCATGTTTATattaaaaaagtatacatttattaAGACATAACATGATTAAAATGAACCTcttcaggggggaaaaaacagtACAAATAGTAAATTTTGAATAGCTCTGAAAGGAACTGGAAAGAATTAACGTGTATCCATCTGAGAGAAGGTTTAGATATTCGTCCCTTGCCAGTTCGACCTCTACATGTTTTGCGGTggaactgcttcttcaggagtataGTTCAGAGTTAATCTCTATACTATACTGTACTGTTTTTATTTCCCCTGAAAGGGTTCATTTTAATCATGTTATGTcttaaaaaatgtatactttttaaatactttttaatTATAAACAGGCTTTTGTGAGTCCTTACCGTACCATAAAAGTCCAAAGTTACGTCAAATTTCCTGCCCATTGTTTTTTTGAACTGATAGGACAACAGAACACCATTAtaaccagtatatatatatatgatcagtaGTGATAATTAATTATATCAATCTAATGGTGCAAGTATAGTAAACAAGATGGATAAAAATAACATGACTGCCAAATGGGAGTTATATGCACTGCTGGACCTATGCTTCCATCATACCATTCCAtagtaaaaaaaactgtgaatCATTAAATTGCGTTCTCAAATGCTATAATCCAACATGAAGcataggttgatttactaaatctggagagtataaaatatggtgcagctctacatataaatcaatcagctttaatttttttttttgtcaaagcataattgtgctactatgcacagctgcaccagatttttcactctccagtttcagtaaatcagtAAATCAACCACATAGTAATATGCATGGTTTGCAGGTAATATTTCACTTAAAGGACTATACTTTTTTAGTACAGGAATCTTTACCAAAAGCTTTCTTTTATCTGGGCTGTATTTATCAAAAACTTTTCTAACAATTCAAACATCTTCTAATTACCACAGCATAGCTGTTTCTTAAAACAGTGTTGGTGCTTGCTTCTGTTTCATCCTAACCTTAAACAGCTTGTGGCTTTATCTCGCACACCTTCTCTTACACCTCTTTCTACTTCATTCTCCTTCTCTGCCTCCTCCATTCCCAGGTTTACAGCCTCAGGATAAAAGCAAGGATCTGTACTGGTTTTAAAACTTGTTGCCCACCCTGCAGATCCTCTCCACCTTGTAAAATGTGGTGGCTTTCTGAGCTGACATGGAGTTGCTTTGGTTTGGTGGTAACAGCTTGTAATCTTGGTTTTCAGCTCGACGCTACACCTTCTGCGGAGGACCTCTCCTGAGCTGATCTTCCTAAAGACTCTGAACCAAACCTTTTACACCAAGGCCCAGAAACACATGTGCCCCAGCACTGAGACTGCAACAAGAGGATGGGAACAGGACTCCACTCTACAGGCCAAGTGAGAGGAGACATGCTTATTTCCTCCTTGCTCAGAGACTCATATTTTTATTTAAGATGTGTTCAACAAAATAATTGATGccaccaaaaaatataaatagatataattatatattaatataaatccAGTTGTTTTCTTATGAGGAAGAAAAAGACTATTTTTGTTGTGAATATTTTTTATGCCTATGTCAAAATGTACTTTCCAAACCAAGCTGCCTGTGAACAAAGATCCAGTGTATTTGTAGTATTCCCTTTCTGACTGCACAGACAAAGCACACCCAACATACATACAGACAATGGTAACAAAAGGAAACAAATAATCTTTGGTGGACTAAAAGCCCATGTGTGGACATACAATCCAGTCTGCTGTGAGTGGCAAGAATTTTCCAGAGCCACCTGCCCAAAGCTTATAGAAATGCAGCTGTTAAATGGACAACTGTTCGAACTCCAGAAATATGACAAGCAAGGTGGCACTTCTCAGGGTTTAGCCCAACAATtgcatctgatttttttttttacaaggagaATTTTATGATGAAAGAAGAAACGCTTTAGAACACTGACAGCCTCTACATGGATGGAACAACTGCAGCAGGTGAAAGGAGATACTTTGCAGAAACACATTTCAGAGTGGACAATTGATCTcctcagtgtgtgtatatgttgcTGTCATCCTGTCACTTTAATTTGTTTGAGATACTGTGAGAGATGTATTTAATTGTAGGAATTCTGCATTAAAATATTTTCATGTCTTTAGATGCAGTGATAAGCTAACCATAacattttttctattctgttgaCCAAGACAACTCAACCAACTTTACAGGTTAACTTATGATGAGAACAAAAGACAACCTGAAACACATAGGTgattttagagccggttcacacacgggCGACAAGTCACGgtccgcagtagtcaatggaaccgttctaataggagcgatgcaagaaaaaggttcctgtatgactttgggggcgattcggggcgacttgcattgacttcaatacagaagtaattttgcaagttgcctctcaagacgccttgagatcgccttgccgagtcgcccccaaagtcgtgccgcctgtgtgtgaaccggctttaaTGAAAATGGAAGCCAAGAACACTGCAACAAATCTGAAGTTGCTGCAATTGACATTAATGTTTAAAATGAAATATTACATTTGATTGGTTGGTGAACAATGCCTTCTCTTTTGCTTTGGCTTTCTTTGCTCAAGGTTTCATAAATCATCATGTGTACAGCATATATTCAAAGTGATTCTGTCATGTGTCATGTTAAAGTGTAACGTTCTACAATAATTTAAAGAATAATGAATCACTTTacttttacaaatgttttttgctaaaaaaaaaactaaatttagaAACATTTATGTTTTATATTAACATTTTAGACTTTATATTATAAAACTGTATGAAATCAGGAGCTCTGAGTAGTTGAAATCACCAATCTTAAACCAATTGACATTTTAACTAATGTACAATTTGCAAAGATTAGGGACCTTTTAGGCACT
The sequence above is drawn from the Rana temporaria chromosome 4, aRanTem1.1, whole genome shotgun sequence genome and encodes:
- the VGLL2 gene encoding transcription cofactor vestigial-like protein 2 isoform X1 gives rise to the protein MSCLDVMYQVYGPPQPYFTTAYSPYHQKLAFYSKMQEAPESGSNSNGSSGSSFSSNTPANIKEEDCSPEKESPPEAEYISSRCVLFTYFQGDISSVVDEHFSRALSQPSSYSPSSAAAKTARGASSWRETTFPMSQRSFPPSFWNSSYHPNAVAAPSSLGSSLGSPLTGPHSEIPFGADPYSPASLHSHLHQGPPEPWHHAHHHHHHHHPYSIGGAINSQGSSYPRPGMHEVYSTHFDPRYSSLLVPTSVRPHRITPAGSATPATQCDLGKGEAATSAWTTPGPYPGPAGDMGQSLSLNVDAGLQPQDKSKDLYWF
- the VGLL2 gene encoding transcription cofactor vestigial-like protein 2 isoform X2, producing the protein MSCLDVMYQVYGPPQPYFTTAYSPYHQKLAFYSKMQEAPESGSNSNGSSGSSFSSNTPANIKEEDCSPEKESPPEAEYISSRCVLFTYFQGDISSVVDEHFSRALSQPSSYSPSSAAAKTARGASSWRETTFPMSQRSFPPSFWNSSYHPNAVAAPSSLGSSLGSPLTGPHSEIPFGADPYSPASLHSHLHQGPPEPWHHAHHHHHHHHPYSIGGAINSQGSSYPRPGMHEVYSTHFDPRYSSLLVPTSVRPHRITPAGSATPATQCDLGKGEAATSAWTTPGPYPGPAGDMGQSLSLNVDAARRYTFCGGPLLS